From a region of the Halolamina sp. CBA1230 genome:
- a CDS encoding fructosamine kinase family protein, whose product MDAETTAAVELWADTRVETASDLGGGEIGSVYRVDLTDGRRVAVKTAGTDLRVEAGMLRYLADHGLAVPEVHHVTEDLLVLAFVEGESTVTPAVERDLADRLATLHTHEEPTFGFPFDTLTGALDLPNPRTGDWATFFGQHRLGYMRYHAEEEGVLPADCADRIDALVDDLPALLDHEPNPTLIHGDVWAENLLTDGEAVCAFLDPACYYADPEVELAYVHWTGVGGDAFFERYHERAGLPDGVAERQPIYQLLPLLVHLRHFGGEYLDPIRETLDGLGY is encoded by the coding sequence ATGGACGCAGAAACCACCGCAGCGGTCGAGCTGTGGGCCGACACGCGGGTCGAGACAGCGAGCGACCTCGGCGGCGGCGAGATCGGCAGCGTCTACCGCGTCGACCTCACGGACGGTCGGCGGGTCGCCGTCAAGACCGCCGGGACGGATCTCCGGGTCGAGGCGGGGATGCTCCGCTACCTTGCGGACCACGGCCTCGCGGTGCCGGAGGTCCATCACGTGACCGAGGACCTGCTGGTGCTCGCGTTCGTCGAGGGCGAGTCGACCGTCACGCCGGCCGTCGAGCGGGATCTGGCCGACCGACTCGCGACGCTGCACACCCACGAGGAGCCGACGTTCGGCTTCCCGTTCGACACGCTCACCGGGGCGCTCGACCTCCCGAACCCCCGGACCGGGGACTGGGCGACCTTTTTCGGCCAGCACCGGCTCGGCTACATGCGCTACCACGCTGAGGAGGAGGGGGTTCTCCCGGCGGACTGCGCCGACCGTATCGACGCCCTCGTCGACGATCTGCCCGCGCTGCTTGACCACGAGCCGAACCCGACGCTGATCCACGGCGACGTGTGGGCCGAGAACCTGCTCACCGACGGCGAGGCGGTGTGTGCGTTCCTCGACCCCGCCTGTTACTACGCCGATCCGGAGGTGGAGCTGGCGTACGTCCACTGGACCGGCGTCGGCGGCGACGCGTTCTTCGAGCGCTACCACGAGCGGGCGGGGCTCCCCGACGGGGTCGCCGAGCGCCAGCCGATCTACCAGCTGCTCCCACTACTCGTGCATCTGCGCCACTTCGGCGGGGAGTACCTCGATCCGATCCGGGAGACGCTGGACGGGCTGGGCTACTAG
- a CDS encoding Nif3-like dinuclear metal center hexameric protein, with protein MDRADFFDKLDEELRTDDYADVDASPNGLQVGRRDGEIERVAFAVDAAEATIDAALDAGADALVTHHGVVWGGLDRVTGREYDRIEPLIRNDLPLYVSHLPLDGHPTLGNAAGVADLLDLTGREPFGEIGPETVGLLGERAESIDLGALSELLADELDTGGEGVQTLAFGPETIERVAVLTGSGVDWLDEAVAADADVLITGEGKQQAYHEAREAGINVVLAGHYATETFGVRSLQELVEEWGLETAFVDHPTGL; from the coding sequence ATGGACCGCGCCGACTTCTTCGACAAACTCGACGAGGAGCTCCGCACCGACGACTACGCCGACGTGGACGCCAGCCCCAACGGCCTGCAGGTGGGCCGCCGCGACGGCGAGATCGAACGCGTCGCGTTCGCCGTCGACGCCGCGGAAGCGACGATCGACGCCGCGCTCGACGCCGGCGCGGACGCGCTGGTCACCCACCACGGGGTCGTCTGGGGCGGGCTGGATCGCGTGACCGGCCGCGAGTACGACCGGATCGAACCGCTGATCCGGAACGACCTCCCGCTGTACGTCTCCCACCTGCCGCTCGACGGCCACCCGACGCTGGGCAACGCCGCCGGCGTCGCCGACCTGCTCGACCTCACGGGTCGGGAGCCGTTCGGCGAGATCGGCCCGGAGACAGTGGGACTGCTGGGCGAGCGCGCGGAGTCGATCGACCTCGGCGCGCTGTCGGAGCTGCTGGCCGACGAACTCGACACGGGCGGCGAGGGCGTGCAGACGCTCGCGTTCGGTCCCGAGACGATCGAGCGCGTCGCGGTGCTGACGGGTAGCGGCGTCGACTGGCTGGACGAGGCCGTGGCGGCCGACGCCGACGTGCTGATCACCGGCGAGGGGAAACAGCAGGCCTACCACGAAGCGCGGGAGGCGGGGATCAACGTCGTGCTGGCGGGCCACTACGCGACGGAGACGTTCGGCGTCCGGTCGTTGCAGGAACTCGTCGAGGAGTGGGGGCTGGAGACGGCGTTCGTGGATCACCCGACCGGGCTCTGA